From Halichoerus grypus chromosome 6, mHalGry1.hap1.1, whole genome shotgun sequence, one genomic window encodes:
- the MRM2 gene encoding rRNA methyltransferase 2, mitochondrial isoform X3: MRHVKDPFVKAAKVDSYRCRSAFKLLQMDERHRILRPGLRVLDCGAAPGAWSQVAVQRVNAAGTDPGAPVGFVLGVDLLHIFPLEGATFLCPADVTDPRILQRIRELLPGGRADVILSDMAPNATGIRSLDHDRLIGLCSSLLDLASDVLHPGGTFLCKTWAGSQSLALQKRLTERFQSTRTVKPGASRKESSEVYLLATQYQRGKEFVED; this comes from the exons ATGCGCCATGTGAAGGACCCCTTTGTGAAGGCCGCGAAGGTGGACAGTTACCGGTGCCGAAGTGCCTTCAAGCTCCTGCAGATGGACGAGAGGCACCGGATCCTGCGGCCCGGCCTCCGGGTGCTAGACTGTGGGGCGGCCCCCGGGGCATGGAGCCAGGTGGCTGTGCAGAGGGTCAACGCTGCGGGCACAG ATCCCGGTGCTCCTGTTGGCTTTGTGCTTGGGGTAGATCTTCTTCACATATTCCCCCTGGAGGGAGCAACTTTTCTGTGCCCGGCTGATGTGACTGACCCGAGAATCCTCCAGAGAATCCGAGAACTGCTTCCTGGAGGGAGAGCAGATGTGATTCTGAGTGACATGGCACCCAACGCCACAGGGATCCGGAGCCTGGATCACGACAGGCTCATTGGCTTGTGCTCATCCCTTCTGGACCTGGCTTCAGATGTCCTGCACCCTGGCGGAACATTCCTCTGCAAAACGTGGGCTGGAAGTCAAAGCCTGGCGTTACAGAAGCGACTGACAGAGCGGTTCCAGAGCACCAGGACGGTGAAACCCGGAGCCAGCAGGAAGGAGTCGTCAGAGGTGTACCTCTTGGCCACACAGTACCAAAGAGGGAAGGAGTTTGTGGAGGACTGA
- the MRM2 gene encoding rRNA methyltransferase 2, mitochondrial isoform X1, producing MARRSLKLIGASLQCQRFHTAGSHSKGRTGAERLWLMRHVKDPFVKAAKVDSYRCRSAFKLLQMDERHRILRPGLRVLDCGAAPGAWSQVAVQRVNAAGTDPGAPVGFVLGVDLLHIFPLEGATFLCPADVTDPRILQRIRELLPGGRADVILSDMAPNATGIRSLDHDRLIGLCSSLLDLASDVLHPGGTFLCKTWAGSQSLALQKRLTERFQSTRTVKPGASRKESSEVYLLATQYQRGKEFVED from the exons ATGGCTCG CAGGTCCTTGAAGCTGATAGGCGCGTCCCTTCAGTGTCAAAGGTTTCACACCGCTGGGAGTCACTCCAAGGGTCGGACCGGTGCGGAGCGCCTGTGGCTGATGCGCCATGTGAAGGACCCCTTTGTGAAGGCCGCGAAGGTGGACAGTTACCGGTGCCGAAGTGCCTTCAAGCTCCTGCAGATGGACGAGAGGCACCGGATCCTGCGGCCCGGCCTCCGGGTGCTAGACTGTGGGGCGGCCCCCGGGGCATGGAGCCAGGTGGCTGTGCAGAGGGTCAACGCTGCGGGCACAG ATCCCGGTGCTCCTGTTGGCTTTGTGCTTGGGGTAGATCTTCTTCACATATTCCCCCTGGAGGGAGCAACTTTTCTGTGCCCGGCTGATGTGACTGACCCGAGAATCCTCCAGAGAATCCGAGAACTGCTTCCTGGAGGGAGAGCAGATGTGATTCTGAGTGACATGGCACCCAACGCCACAGGGATCCGGAGCCTGGATCACGACAGGCTCATTGGCTTGTGCTCATCCCTTCTGGACCTGGCTTCAGATGTCCTGCACCCTGGCGGAACATTCCTCTGCAAAACGTGGGCTGGAAGTCAAAGCCTGGCGTTACAGAAGCGACTGACAGAGCGGTTCCAGAGCACCAGGACGGTGAAACCCGGAGCCAGCAGGAAGGAGTCGTCAGAGGTGTACCTCTTGGCCACACAGTACCAAAGAGGGAAGGAGTTTGTGGAGGACTGA
- the MRM2 gene encoding rRNA methyltransferase 2, mitochondrial isoform X2, whose translation MARSLKLIGASLQCQRFHTAGSHSKGRTGAERLWLMRHVKDPFVKAAKVDSYRCRSAFKLLQMDERHRILRPGLRVLDCGAAPGAWSQVAVQRVNAAGTDPGAPVGFVLGVDLLHIFPLEGATFLCPADVTDPRILQRIRELLPGGRADVILSDMAPNATGIRSLDHDRLIGLCSSLLDLASDVLHPGGTFLCKTWAGSQSLALQKRLTERFQSTRTVKPGASRKESSEVYLLATQYQRGKEFVED comes from the exons ATGGCTCG GTCCTTGAAGCTGATAGGCGCGTCCCTTCAGTGTCAAAGGTTTCACACCGCTGGGAGTCACTCCAAGGGTCGGACCGGTGCGGAGCGCCTGTGGCTGATGCGCCATGTGAAGGACCCCTTTGTGAAGGCCGCGAAGGTGGACAGTTACCGGTGCCGAAGTGCCTTCAAGCTCCTGCAGATGGACGAGAGGCACCGGATCCTGCGGCCCGGCCTCCGGGTGCTAGACTGTGGGGCGGCCCCCGGGGCATGGAGCCAGGTGGCTGTGCAGAGGGTCAACGCTGCGGGCACAG ATCCCGGTGCTCCTGTTGGCTTTGTGCTTGGGGTAGATCTTCTTCACATATTCCCCCTGGAGGGAGCAACTTTTCTGTGCCCGGCTGATGTGACTGACCCGAGAATCCTCCAGAGAATCCGAGAACTGCTTCCTGGAGGGAGAGCAGATGTGATTCTGAGTGACATGGCACCCAACGCCACAGGGATCCGGAGCCTGGATCACGACAGGCTCATTGGCTTGTGCTCATCCCTTCTGGACCTGGCTTCAGATGTCCTGCACCCTGGCGGAACATTCCTCTGCAAAACGTGGGCTGGAAGTCAAAGCCTGGCGTTACAGAAGCGACTGACAGAGCGGTTCCAGAGCACCAGGACGGTGAAACCCGGAGCCAGCAGGAAGGAGTCGTCAGAGGTGTACCTCTTGGCCACACAGTACCAAAGAGGGAAGGAGTTTGTGGAGGACTGA